The following proteins are encoded in a genomic region of Desulfurococcaceae archaeon:
- a CDS encoding RsmB/NOP family class I SAM-dependent RNA methyltransferase: MKVEVSEIYRQIFVEPSKEARNLALEYGYLPYMVQRYIDMLGYEDTLKLLSAFEKPVKPVVRTNTLLIEPQSLKHRLERLGFKLVEIPWSPESFWVCEHPASPSIGATHEYLKGYYYVHRDASSLLPVLLLLHDYQGDVLDACAAPGGKATYIAQILKKRGGTIYANDLVLYRLKALMGHFMRMKLDNVIITWSDARKLKHRLNRRFGRIILDAPCSGEGRVSVDPGRKSRTSILDLAVMVAREIELLHSVLDLAERGGMIAYVTCSIAPEENEYVVDTILKHRNDVEISEPFPKLLSYSKGLTEYRNLKFARELENCIRLWPHVHGLFGYTICLLRKR, translated from the coding sequence GTGAAAGTAGAGGTATCTGAGATCTACCGGCAAATCTTCGTAGAGCCCTCTAAGGAAGCACGGAACCTCGCACTCGAATACGGTTACTTACCCTACATGGTACAGCGGTACATAGACATGCTGGGGTACGAGGACACGCTCAAGTTATTGAGCGCGTTTGAAAAGCCCGTCAAGCCGGTAGTTAGAACAAACACGTTGCTCATAGAGCCTCAAAGCCTTAAGCACAGGCTCGAACGACTTGGATTCAAGCTAGTCGAAATACCGTGGTCGCCCGAATCGTTCTGGGTATGCGAACACCCTGCTTCACCGAGCATAGGCGCGACTCACGAGTACCTCAAGGGATACTATTACGTTCACCGCGATGCTTCAAGCCTCCTCCCGGTATTGCTGTTGTTGCACGATTACCAGGGAGATGTGCTGGATGCCTGTGCAGCTCCCGGGGGAAAAGCCACGTACATAGCGCAGATCCTGAAGAAAAGAGGCGGAACCATCTACGCTAATGACCTAGTGTTGTATAGGTTGAAGGCATTAATGGGGCACTTTATGAGGATGAAGCTTGATAATGTCATAATCACATGGAGCGATGCACGTAAACTCAAACACAGACTTAACCGCAGATTCGGTAGAATAATTCTCGATGCACCCTGTAGCGGCGAAGGACGGGTTTCCGTGGACCCTGGACGGAAATCGAGGACAAGCATACTAGACTTAGCAGTAATGGTCGCTAGGGAAATAGAGCTACTTCACAGCGTACTAGACCTAGCCGAGCGGGGCGGTATGATAGCGTACGTTACTTGTAGCATCGCGCCGGAGGAAAACGAATATGTCGTAGACACCATTCTGAAGCATAGAAATGACGTTGAGATCTCGGAACCCTTTCCTAAATTACTAAGCTATTCTAAGGGACTAACAGAGTACCGGAACCTGAAGTTTGCACGGGAGTTGGAAAACTGCATCAGGCTCTGGCCTCACGTACATGGATTATTCGGGTACACTATATGCCTTCTGAGAAAAAGGTAG
- a CDS encoding DUF72 domain-containing protein produces MKYDIYVGTSGWLYDWNEGASLDWYVEESGLNAVELNASFYRFPFRNQVKSWSVKGQKLRWSIKVHRSITHIRKFRERALEIWFKFHDLFKAMNGLVDFYLFQLPPNYSCKEENLSKIVEFKDKTGLSTRMAVEFRHSSCFNKEVEDWSRENGVVTVSIDAPIASWIVSVKDIIYLRMHGREVWYGYDYSRDELLDIAKRIAELSPRKVYVFFNNNHWMLNNARLMKRILEERL; encoded by the coding sequence ATGAAGTACGACATATATGTGGGTACATCGGGTTGGCTGTATGACTGGAACGAGGGAGCGTCTCTTGACTGGTACGTAGAGGAAAGCGGGTTGAACGCGGTAGAGTTGAATGCTAGTTTCTACAGATTTCCGTTCAGAAACCAGGTTAAAAGCTGGTCGGTTAAGGGGCAGAAGCTTAGATGGAGTATTAAAGTTCACAGGTCTATTACCCATATAAGGAAGTTCAGGGAAAGAGCCCTTGAGATATGGTTTAAGTTCCATGACCTATTCAAGGCTATGAACGGCTTAGTGGACTTCTACCTATTTCAGTTGCCACCTAATTACTCGTGCAAAGAAGAGAACCTCAGCAAGATTGTCGAGTTTAAGGATAAGACAGGGTTGAGCACTAGGATGGCCGTGGAGTTCAGGCACTCTTCTTGTTTTAACAAGGAAGTAGAGGACTGGAGTAGAGAAAACGGTGTGGTAACCGTGTCAATAGATGCCCCTATAGCCTCATGGATCGTCTCAGTCAAGGACATCATATACCTCAGAATGCATGGTAGAGAGGTCTGGTACGGTTACGACTACAGTAGAGATGAGTTACTGGATATCGCGAAAAGGATTGCAGAGTTGTCACCACGTAAGGTGTACGTTTTCTTCAACAACAATCACTGGATGCTCAATAATGCTAGGTTGATGAAGAGGATACTAGAGGAGAGGCTCTAA
- a CDS encoding phosphoglucomutase produces MPLKLFGTAGIRMRYPGELDPLLMLKIGNAVGRLGLSSKAHVVCDTRTTSPVLALSFGAGLMSAGVDVAFVGVAPTPVAAFSARKEKSIGVSITASHNPPEYNGVKLYDPEGFEFTRTLEERIESLVKSTSYEEWSRAGNFVEASSILKEYTNSLLEFTGTPRPKWTPRVVIDCANGAAYSIVPSVVRSLGAVPVTLNCNPDGFFMFRQPEPRKDVLERFLPLYSAVESAVIFSHDGDADRVAVLDPVKGFIRQDRVLAFFAKKILEKRRGHVVVSIDTGFVVDEVVYKLGGTVERYVLGKTHERVKELGLSYVVMAGEPWKLIHTSWGPWVDGVLQVALITKIVLETGKPFSRVLDEEGIPEYPWDRRSYLIESVEVRDGVYMDIVEDLKGALGEPLKVISIDGSRFEYEDGSWVLVRKSGTEPKIRIYAEARSRERLAEIVNKVEGIVVKAVKRRGSKVVEVTIG; encoded by the coding sequence ATGCCGTTGAAGCTATTCGGAACAGCGGGTATTAGGATGCGGTATCCTGGCGAGCTGGACCCCTTATTAATGCTGAAAATAGGCAATGCCGTGGGTAGGCTTGGATTATCGAGTAAGGCTCATGTAGTTTGCGATACGAGGACAACCAGCCCCGTACTCGCGCTCTCCTTTGGGGCGGGCTTAATGTCGGCGGGTGTAGATGTTGCGTTTGTAGGTGTAGCACCTACGCCCGTCGCCGCCTTCTCAGCTCGCAAGGAGAAGTCTATTGGTGTAAGCATTACGGCAAGCCACAACCCACCAGAATATAATGGTGTAAAGCTATACGATCCCGAAGGTTTTGAGTTTACGAGAACTTTGGAAGAGAGGATAGAAAGCCTCGTTAAAAGCACTAGCTACGAAGAATGGAGTAGGGCTGGCAACTTCGTGGAGGCCTCCAGCATTCTCAAGGAGTACACTAATAGCCTGTTGGAATTCACCGGTACGCCGAGGCCTAAGTGGACTCCAAGAGTGGTAATAGACTGCGCTAACGGTGCAGCATATAGCATTGTTCCCAGCGTAGTGCGTAGCCTTGGCGCCGTACCCGTAACTCTTAACTGTAACCCAGATGGGTTCTTTATGTTTAGACAGCCTGAACCACGTAAAGATGTTTTAGAACGATTTTTACCTCTGTACAGCGCCGTTGAATCCGCCGTCATTTTCAGCCATGACGGTGATGCGGACAGGGTGGCTGTTCTAGATCCCGTAAAGGGTTTTATCAGGCAGGATAGGGTCCTAGCCTTCTTTGCAAAAAAGATCTTAGAGAAAAGGAGAGGGCACGTCGTCGTAAGCATAGACACCGGGTTCGTCGTAGACGAGGTGGTTTACAAGCTCGGAGGTACCGTTGAGAGGTATGTTCTTGGCAAAACGCATGAGAGGGTAAAGGAGCTTGGTTTAAGCTATGTGGTCATGGCCGGTGAGCCCTGGAAGCTCATTCACACGTCATGGGGGCCGTGGGTGGACGGCGTTCTTCAAGTCGCGCTAATAACTAAAATAGTGCTCGAAACCGGTAAGCCGTTTTCAAGGGTACTTGATGAAGAGGGCATACCCGAATACCCGTGGGATCGCCGTAGCTACCTTATAGAGTCGGTAGAAGTGAGGGATGGTGTCTACATGGACATTGTAGAAGACCTAAAAGGCGCCCTCGGGGAGCCCCTTAAGGTTATCAGTATTGATGGGTCTAGATTTGAGTACGAAGACGGCTCATGGGTACTCGTGCGTAAGAGTGGTACAGAGCCCAAGATTCGAATATATGCAGAAGCACGTAGCAGGGAGAGACTGGCCGAGATCGTCAACAAGGTCGAGGGCATTGTGGTCAAAGCAGTTAAAAGAAGAGGAAGTAAGGTGGTAGAAGTAACTATAGGTTAG
- a CDS encoding AMP phosphorylase: protein MGYSVQRTFKLKAVDVEFTQPLAILHEDDAGELGIKPGNIVLITAGGTHHSVVVVTTRTAVQRGECAVARSLLSVLRVSEGEVIGIKPLGLPQSFNALKKRMRGEKLTEGEFVALIRDVVGGVYGEAEIAAFLLSQLYNPLSNGELAYLVKAMVETGVKVRFEETVYDIHSIGGVPGNSKVALLAVPIVAATGLLIPKTSSRAITSPAGTADTMEVLARVDLAVDEIVEIARKVKGLIAWGGRLGLAPADDIFVNIERKLAIDPEQQMVASILSKKLAMGVEKLVIDVPVGRGAKVQELKEAESLASLFIKQSGLLGVVVKVAITYGGQPIGMSVGPALEAREALRAHIDKRGSKSLIDKAIMLAGLVLELSGKAQVGIGADVAREVFLEGKAYEKFKQIIEAQGGNPNIKPDEIPVGRYNYTLKSPIEGAVTHIDNAAVTIIARACGAPYDKGAGIEFHAKIGYRVNRGDPLLTLYSNSESRLDEAVSLLREYQPILVEGMLVKTLP from the coding sequence GTGGGATACAGCGTTCAAAGAACATTTAAGCTTAAAGCGGTAGATGTCGAGTTCACGCAACCGCTAGCAATACTACATGAGGATGACGCCGGGGAGCTAGGCATTAAACCCGGTAATATAGTGCTCATTACTGCCGGCGGAACGCACCACTCAGTGGTAGTGGTGACGACAAGAACGGCTGTTCAGCGCGGAGAGTGCGCGGTAGCGCGTAGCCTACTGAGCGTACTCAGGGTTTCTGAAGGAGAAGTTATTGGCATAAAGCCCTTAGGCTTACCACAAAGTTTTAACGCGTTAAAGAAGAGAATGAGAGGTGAAAAGCTTACAGAAGGAGAGTTCGTTGCCTTGATCAGGGACGTTGTCGGTGGTGTTTACGGCGAGGCCGAAATAGCCGCGTTTCTCCTTAGTCAGCTCTATAACCCGTTAAGCAACGGTGAACTAGCATATCTAGTGAAGGCGATGGTTGAGACGGGGGTTAAAGTAAGGTTCGAAGAAACAGTGTACGATATACATAGCATTGGCGGCGTACCAGGTAACAGCAAAGTAGCGCTCTTAGCTGTACCGATAGTTGCTGCTACAGGGCTCTTAATACCGAAGACCAGTAGCCGCGCCATTACTAGCCCGGCGGGAACGGCCGATACCATGGAAGTTCTCGCGCGCGTGGACCTGGCAGTTGACGAGATCGTGGAGATAGCTCGTAAAGTTAAAGGCCTAATTGCGTGGGGGGGAAGGCTGGGCCTCGCACCAGCGGATGACATCTTTGTGAACATTGAGCGGAAACTTGCAATCGATCCCGAGCAGCAAATGGTGGCTAGTATACTCTCAAAGAAGCTTGCCATGGGTGTGGAAAAGCTGGTTATAGATGTACCCGTTGGCCGTGGAGCTAAAGTACAAGAGCTAAAAGAGGCGGAATCCCTCGCCTCGCTGTTCATCAAGCAGTCCGGGTTACTTGGCGTCGTGGTGAAGGTCGCTATCACGTATGGTGGACAGCCTATAGGCATGTCCGTGGGGCCCGCGCTCGAAGCGAGGGAAGCTTTAAGAGCACACATAGATAAACGAGGTAGTAAGAGCCTTATTGACAAAGCGATTATGCTCGCTGGGCTTGTCTTAGAACTGTCAGGCAAAGCGCAGGTCGGCATCGGCGCGGACGTTGCCAGGGAGGTATTTCTCGAGGGCAAGGCATATGAGAAGTTCAAGCAGATAATCGAAGCGCAAGGAGGAAACCCCAATATAAAGCCCGACGAAATACCTGTGGGAAGGTATAATTATACCCTCAAGTCGCCAATAGAAGGGGCAGTAACACACATAGACAATGCGGCCGTCACGATCATTGCGAGAGCGTGTGGAGCGCCTTACGACAAAGGTGCTGGAATAGAGTTTCATGCAAAGATCGGTTACCGGGTTAATAGGGGGGACCCTCTCTTAACGCTTTACAGTAACAGTGAGTCAAGACTCGATGAAGCGGTCTCGCTTCTAAGGGAGTACCAGCCCATACTTGTTGAAGGGATGCTCGTAAAGACCCTCCCCTAG
- a CDS encoding NAD(P)/FAD-dependent oxidoreductase yields MNKAYDVVVVGAGVAGLYASLRLASMGWNVALVESKPTNAIGSKVCGDALGVHHLNELDLTVPEAVIDHKYRGVKLYSPSKNYSIIVPGEGVSLNRLKFGQWLLKQALDNGVELLDRHVAFDVVLKENRVKGIKVKKVDSEVLELEAKLFIDASGYRPAIRSKLPREWPISERPYVSDYNIAYREIVEVEGRIIDENTANYALIYLDVEAAPGGYWWLFPKTPTGTVVNVGLGVVNSGEYNPKIQYSKHVKPLLKGRTLHAGGGVVPTRRPLSTLIWRNVAVVGDAAYAVNPVHGGGIGSSMLSAHIVSKYASSALEVGEIGEDTMWQANVDYMYAYGAKQASLDVLRMYMQKLSNNDYEWIMENKIVDGSSVYDLGVKGDLVERVAHSISVLIKLLGRPSLLNQLRLVKSYMGKARELYSTLYPRNPKDLRRWIPLVEGLFEEYVNVIGYNRGSLVKW; encoded by the coding sequence TTGAACAAGGCTTACGATGTAGTGGTCGTAGGGGCGGGTGTCGCTGGGTTATATGCTTCCCTCCGGTTGGCATCGATGGGGTGGAACGTTGCACTAGTTGAAAGTAAGCCCACCAACGCTATAGGCAGTAAAGTTTGCGGAGATGCCCTGGGAGTACACCACTTAAACGAGCTAGATTTAACCGTGCCTGAAGCCGTGATAGATCATAAGTACCGGGGCGTGAAGCTCTATAGTCCAAGTAAGAACTACAGCATCATTGTACCGGGGGAGGGAGTTAGTTTAAATAGGTTAAAGTTCGGGCAATGGCTTTTAAAGCAAGCACTCGATAATGGAGTGGAGCTTCTCGACCGACACGTTGCCTTCGACGTGGTCTTAAAAGAAAACCGTGTAAAGGGTATCAAGGTTAAGAAAGTAGATAGTGAGGTATTAGAACTCGAGGCGAAGCTATTCATAGATGCCTCGGGATACAGGCCAGCCATTAGGAGTAAGCTACCGAGAGAATGGCCGATCTCGGAAAGGCCCTACGTATCCGATTACAATATCGCTTACCGCGAAATAGTGGAGGTGGAGGGGCGTATCATAGACGAGAATACCGCGAATTACGCGTTAATATACCTCGACGTGGAGGCCGCTCCTGGAGGGTATTGGTGGCTTTTCCCAAAGACACCCACGGGTACGGTAGTTAACGTGGGGCTTGGAGTTGTCAATAGCGGAGAATACAATCCCAAGATACAATATAGTAAGCACGTAAAGCCCTTACTTAAAGGACGGACACTTCACGCCGGCGGAGGCGTGGTCCCTACCAGGAGGCCTTTATCCACGCTCATTTGGAGAAACGTCGCGGTTGTGGGGGATGCGGCATATGCCGTTAATCCCGTCCATGGCGGTGGTATAGGTTCTTCTATGCTATCGGCGCACATCGTGTCCAAGTACGCGAGTTCAGCCCTCGAGGTCGGTGAAATCGGCGAAGACACGATGTGGCAGGCGAATGTAGACTACATGTACGCGTACGGGGCTAAACAGGCTAGTTTAGATGTGCTTAGAATGTATATGCAGAAGTTAAGTAATAATGACTACGAGTGGATCATGGAGAACAAGATAGTTGATGGGAGCTCAGTATATGACTTAGGCGTTAAGGGAGACCTGGTGGAGAGAGTAGCGCACTCCATCTCAGTGCTCATAAAACTGCTTGGAAGGCCCAGCCTGCTAAATCAATTGAGGCTTGTAAAGAGCTATATGGGTAAGGCACGCGAACTCTATAGTACACTGTATCCCAGAAATCCAAAAGACTTGAGGCGATGGATACCGCTGGTAGAGGGGCTATTCGAGGAGTACGTAAACGTAATTGGGTATAATAGGGGTAGCCTCGTAAAATGGTAA
- a CDS encoding DUF429 domain-containing protein: MVTFCSGVDLAAKESKPSGVSVISVNEDGRMELVFVGRVRRDEEIIKLLVDYQVKAVALDSPLSLPTSGFYRELDLELKKRGFNVLPPAWEAMKKLTLRAVKLATLLRALRVEVLETHPSSCVKSSQCRSFDSLMKALGLTVPGTLGKDERDSVIAAVACVFYQLGKGFLISASEGFIVLLPRICRE, translated from the coding sequence ATGGTAACTTTCTGCTCCGGAGTAGACCTTGCAGCTAAGGAGAGCAAACCTAGCGGTGTCTCGGTAATATCTGTAAACGAAGACGGGCGCATGGAGCTTGTATTCGTAGGTAGGGTGAGGAGAGATGAAGAAATAATAAAGCTACTAGTAGATTACCAGGTAAAGGCCGTCGCCCTGGATTCCCCCTTATCCCTGCCCACAAGTGGCTTTTACAGAGAACTAGATCTCGAGCTCAAGAAAAGGGGTTTCAATGTTTTGCCACCGGCTTGGGAGGCTATGAAGAAACTAACGTTGAGGGCAGTGAAGCTCGCAACTCTTCTCCGGGCTCTTAGAGTAGAGGTCCTTGAAACGCACCCTTCTAGTTGTGTGAAATCTAGTCAATGCCGTTCTTTCGATTCCCTTATGAAGGCGCTGGGCTTAACGGTGCCTGGAACACTAGGCAAGGATGAAAGGGACTCAGTCATTGCGGCAGTCGCGTGCGTTTTTTACCAGCTTGGAAAGGGCTTTTTAATAAGCGCAAGCGAAGGCTTCATAGTTTTATTGCCGAGGATCTGCCGCGAGTAG
- a CDS encoding DHHA1 domain-containing protein produces the protein MVQAIVAHTDVDGIGAAALYLYLTGISEYRVFFTEPFLLHRALDKVASAYYEKVVILDLGINPSVYRDVLEYLSLLRKHNIDVSWYDHHLWANTWIHDLESIGVKLYIDESTCTVGVVANYTKPMRSSVDEDYVRELVDGICAGDLWRFDHWLGPYYIRLVRRRDKDSWRRRVLNLFVSGRYWAPEFEEKVVEHVERELEVFSSTLNLVEKSINGLKIVVASSSEKVENSFLAAYLLGRRSADMAILASGDGKLSFRSRGVNVREIALRLGGGGHVYASGAKISIPWWVKFFSRIHEKILLNYISELVSRVLRQNLLAADPRQ, from the coding sequence ATGGTACAAGCAATTGTAGCGCACACGGATGTAGATGGCATCGGCGCAGCCGCTCTTTACCTGTACTTGACGGGTATCTCTGAGTACAGGGTATTTTTCACCGAGCCGTTCCTACTGCACAGGGCACTAGACAAAGTAGCATCCGCTTACTACGAGAAAGTAGTAATTCTCGACCTCGGGATAAATCCTTCAGTATACAGGGACGTCTTAGAGTATCTTTCCCTTCTTAGAAAACATAACATAGATGTTTCCTGGTACGACCACCACTTGTGGGCAAATACATGGATCCACGACCTAGAAAGCATTGGCGTTAAGCTGTACATTGATGAATCGACCTGCACAGTAGGTGTCGTCGCCAATTACACTAAACCGATGCGCAGTAGTGTAGATGAGGACTATGTCAGGGAACTGGTGGATGGCATTTGCGCAGGCGACTTGTGGAGGTTTGACCATTGGCTAGGGCCTTACTACATAAGGCTTGTAAGGCGGCGGGATAAGGATTCTTGGAGGCGGCGGGTATTGAACTTATTCGTGTCTGGTAGGTACTGGGCTCCCGAATTTGAAGAAAAGGTAGTGGAGCACGTTGAAAGAGAGCTTGAAGTGTTTTCGAGTACGCTAAACTTGGTTGAGAAAAGCATAAACGGATTGAAAATAGTGGTTGCTAGTAGCAGCGAAAAGGTCGAAAACAGCTTCCTTGCAGCCTACCTGTTAGGTAGGCGTTCGGCAGACATGGCTATACTGGCATCTGGTGACGGAAAGCTGAGCTTTAGAAGCAGGGGAGTTAATGTACGTGAAATCGCGCTGAGACTGGGCGGAGGTGGGCACGTATATGCTTCCGGCGCGAAGATTTCGATACCGTGGTGGGTTAAATTCTTCTCGAGAATTCACGAAAAGATCCTACTAAATTACATTAGCGAATTAGTGAGTAGAGTGCTAAGGCAGAACCTACTCGCGGCAGATCCTCGGCAATAA
- a CDS encoding helix-turn-helix domain-containing protein, whose amino-acid sequence MSEVKTVKEKLLEFLKQQSKPLMPKEIAKLTGLNYNTVRARLHDLRKEGLVERVKEGWLAKK is encoded by the coding sequence GTGAGCGAGGTTAAAACCGTTAAAGAAAAGCTATTGGAGTTCTTAAAGCAGCAAAGTAAGCCGTTAATGCCTAAAGAGATAGCCAAGCTAACCGGCCTAAACTACAACACGGTAAGAGCGAGACTTCACGATCTTAGAAAAGAGGGCTTAGTTGAGAGAGTAAAGGAGGGCTGGCTCGCGAAGAAATGA
- a CDS encoding HD domain-containing protein, producing MESYGVTLTWKMISDPLYGYVYFNTEIEESIINSMLLQRLRYIMQLQTAHFVYPGAVHTRFQHSIGTMHIAGLMAEDMVSKIMSLYGQEALEGYSPLTLVEASRLAGLLHDVGHAAFSHAFEHEILWKKNLPREVSNHERIGLYLVRQLLEEELDKAEKLLPGLKNALFSLLGVDEPKGVLRPFKWIVKEGYYPADVLDFLRRDSYYAGTVEYGSILYERLYKNTYPLMNGSTVALVLDRTALGEFKRYMYAKANMYEHVYYHSVCRSFDKILYELLNILEDEMNFTKRVLSIIGNNPEDYLELTDALLYTIMMQKALRDDTRVGYLCRKMLIERKPEWKRVGREVSVSASKGPESLEKALMLILDSEYRDKVVKVIEEHLEDRLRSRSIEGSEIWVDVLDITPLPKTLIYPGGEVPRKMLTLYVGKKIGKNVVVSEDIGVLLEELPLEVVFRVYTLRSRYSAELEPLVTSLLMEAVSSSLGIDINATKRVFENIYMSYVNRDYSKYRLTL from the coding sequence GTGGAGAGTTACGGTGTGACACTTACTTGGAAAATGATCAGCGATCCGCTTTACGGGTACGTATACTTTAACACGGAGATCGAAGAGTCAATAATAAATAGCATGCTACTACAGCGGTTGAGGTACATCATGCAATTACAGACAGCGCACTTTGTGTATCCGGGTGCTGTTCACACCAGGTTTCAACATAGTATTGGCACGATGCATATAGCTGGGTTAATGGCGGAAGATATGGTTTCGAAAATAATGTCGCTATACGGGCAGGAAGCTCTAGAAGGATACTCGCCCTTAACACTAGTAGAGGCATCCAGGCTTGCCGGTTTATTGCACGACGTAGGTCACGCTGCCTTTAGCCACGCTTTTGAGCACGAGATTCTATGGAAAAAGAACCTGCCGAGAGAGGTTTCAAACCACGAGAGGATAGGGTTATATCTGGTTAGGCAGCTTCTCGAGGAGGAACTCGACAAGGCGGAGAAACTACTACCTGGGCTGAAAAACGCGCTCTTCTCTCTGCTCGGAGTCGACGAGCCAAAGGGCGTTCTCAGACCCTTCAAGTGGATCGTGAAGGAAGGTTACTACCCTGCCGACGTCTTGGACTTCTTGAGAAGAGACAGCTATTATGCTGGGACCGTGGAATACGGATCAATACTGTATGAGCGTTTATACAAAAACACCTACCCGCTAATGAATGGAAGCACGGTAGCGCTTGTGCTCGACAGAACGGCTCTCGGCGAGTTCAAGCGGTACATGTACGCCAAGGCTAACATGTACGAACACGTGTATTACCACAGCGTGTGCAGGTCTTTCGACAAAATACTTTACGAGCTCCTCAACATATTAGAAGATGAAATGAACTTCACTAAAAGGGTGCTCTCGATAATAGGTAACAACCCGGAGGACTACTTAGAGCTAACGGATGCTCTCCTTTACACGATAATGATGCAGAAAGCTCTACGCGATGATACGAGAGTAGGATACCTGTGCCGTAAGATGCTCATAGAGAGGAAGCCCGAGTGGAAGCGCGTGGGTAGGGAGGTCTCAGTATCGGCGAGCAAAGGGCCTGAGAGCCTGGAAAAAGCGCTCATGCTGATCCTAGACTCCGAGTACAGGGACAAGGTAGTGAAAGTTATAGAAGAGCACCTGGAAGATCGTTTAAGGTCCAGGAGCATAGAGGGAAGTGAAATATGGGTTGATGTACTAGATATAACGCCCTTACCAAAAACCCTCATTTACCCCGGGGGCGAAGTACCCAGGAAGATGTTAACGCTCTACGTCGGCAAGAAGATAGGTAAGAACGTCGTTGTATCGGAAGACATAGGTGTTCTATTAGAAGAATTACCTTTGGAAGTGGTATTTAGAGTGTATACGCTGAGGAGTAGATATAGCGCGGAGCTGGAGCCCTTGGTGACATCGCTGCTAATGGAGGCCGTGAGCAGCTCCCTAGGCATAGACATAAACGCTACCAAGAGGGTCTTTGAAAACATATATATGAGCTACGTAAATAGAGACTACTCGAAGTATAGGTTAACTTTATAG
- a CDS encoding nicotinamide-nucleotide adenylyltransferase — translation MERCLVIARFQPFHYGHLYAIEHCLSMFNEVVIIVGMASQSHTPENPFTAGERIEMIRRALKWRSHDLSRIVTVTLPTLEVSKVAIHYIKLYSPEFSAVVTLNPIVRTIFTEEGYKVLEPPPHNRELYRGSVIRRLMARGDNKWREMVPPPVASYIDEINGVERVKMLYRERLPGYYATT, via the coding sequence ATGGAGAGGTGTTTAGTTATTGCCAGGTTCCAGCCATTCCATTATGGACACCTTTACGCAATCGAACACTGTTTGTCAATGTTCAACGAAGTAGTCATTATCGTTGGCATGGCTAGTCAAAGCCATACGCCTGAAAACCCGTTTACAGCCGGCGAGCGCATAGAAATGATTAGAAGGGCCCTTAAATGGAGATCTCACGACCTTTCAAGGATAGTAACCGTTACGTTACCCACGCTAGAAGTCAGTAAAGTAGCTATACATTACATAAAGCTCTACAGCCCGGAGTTCAGCGCTGTGGTGACCCTAAACCCCATTGTTAGGACAATATTTACGGAGGAAGGCTATAAGGTCTTAGAGCCCCCTCCCCACAACAGGGAACTCTATAGGGGGTCTGTAATAAGGCGGCTGATGGCTCGTGGGGATAATAAGTGGAGAGAGATGGTGCCACCACCGGTAGCGAGCTACATTGACGAGATAAATGGAGTCGAAAGGGTTAAGATGCTGTACCGCGAGAGGCTACCAGGCTACTATGCAACAACATAA
- a CDS encoding YkgJ family cysteine cluster protein — MCGSCCRMSPISVLPHEVIVLEELAENLGVEVRFVHGYVVYEAVNDVNLAFSYVMQLISDKCPFLRENKCSIHYIYKPYICRSFPYIPRHVKYSIDDVNRYIMASADYGLSLACHVVKKDREVLEKHAYSPNILTHYLKGERAAAIEAENARAILLLALSKLWRDGLVDIKTSKPGALAINLYEFLRRFYPDLPSVLGMDKVAVRMRKWFKAY; from the coding sequence ATGTGCGGTTCCTGTTGCAGAATGTCACCTATTTCTGTACTACCGCACGAGGTGATAGTTTTAGAAGAGCTTGCAGAAAACCTAGGAGTAGAAGTACGCTTCGTACACGGATATGTGGTTTACGAAGCCGTTAATGACGTTAACCTCGCATTCAGCTACGTAATGCAACTAATTAGCGACAAATGCCCGTTCCTTAGGGAGAACAAGTGTAGCATACACTACATTTACAAACCATATATATGTAGAAGTTTCCCTTACATTCCTAGGCACGTCAAGTACAGTATCGACGACGTCAATAGATACATAATGGCGTCAGCCGACTACGGTTTGAGCTTGGCGTGCCATGTAGTTAAAAAGGATCGCGAAGTACTTGAAAAACATGCATACTCACCTAATATACTAACGCACTACTTGAAAGGGGAGCGCGCGGCAGCTATAGAGGCCGAGAACGCGAGAGCGATACTGCTACTAGCACTCTCCAAGCTCTGGAGGGACGGATTAGTAGACATAAAGACTAGTAAACCCGGAGCCCTAGCGATTAACCTGTACGAGTTCCTGAGAAGATTTTACCCGGACTTACCCAGTGTTCTAGGAATGGATAAAGTTGCAGTGAGGATGAGAAAGTGGTTCAAAGCCTATTAA